In one window of Meiothermus sp. DNA:
- a CDS encoding ABC transporter substrate-binding protein, translated as MWTRGLLFALLFLTGLGLAQPRTNVRFTLDFAFQGPTAPFLLAQDKGYYTAEGLNVNIDRGFGSSDAISKIAANNYDMGFADFNSLIEFNTRNPANQLLAVFMVYNTTPAAVFSLKSKGIARPSDLVGKTLAAPAGDAGRRLFPVFAEAVGIDPARVNFINVDVPLREPTLARGQADGITGFYFTSFLNLRNVGVKPEDMVIFKYGDYTQNLYGNAVVVRRDFAQANPQAVAAFLRALVKGFKDVIANPDEGVAAVKRRDGLINETLERERLLLALNTHVLTADSRAFGLGSVRRERVERNIQAVAKAFELPTTLKVEQVWSDRFLPPIAERRVTGPAR; from the coding sequence ATGTGGACTCGAGGTCTGCTTTTCGCTCTTTTGTTTCTGACCGGCCTGGGCCTGGCCCAGCCCCGCACCAACGTGCGCTTCACCCTCGACTTTGCCTTTCAGGGCCCTACCGCACCCTTCTTGCTGGCCCAGGACAAGGGCTACTACACCGCCGAGGGCCTGAATGTGAACATTGACCGGGGTTTTGGTTCATCCGACGCCATCAGCAAGATAGCCGCCAACAACTACGACATGGGCTTTGCCGACTTCAACTCCCTCATCGAATTCAACACCCGCAACCCCGCCAACCAACTCCTGGCGGTCTTCATGGTCTACAACACCACCCCTGCCGCGGTGTTTTCTCTCAAAAGCAAGGGTATTGCCCGACCCTCCGACCTGGTAGGCAAAACCCTGGCCGCCCCCGCGGGCGATGCGGGCCGAAGGCTCTTCCCGGTATTTGCCGAGGCGGTGGGCATAGACCCGGCCCGGGTCAACTTCATCAATGTGGATGTACCGCTGCGCGAGCCCACCCTGGCCCGCGGCCAGGCCGACGGCATCACCGGCTTTTACTTCACCTCCTTCCTGAATTTGCGGAACGTGGGGGTTAAGCCTGAGGACATGGTCATCTTCAAATACGGCGACTACACGCAGAACCTCTACGGCAACGCAGTGGTGGTGAGGCGCGACTTTGCCCAGGCCAACCCCCAGGCAGTTGCGGCCTTCCTGCGGGCGCTGGTTAAGGGTTTTAAAGACGTCATTGCCAACCCTGATGAGGGGGTAGCCGCGGTCAAGCGCCGCGATGGGCTTATCAACGAGACCCTCGAGCGCGAACGGCTGCTCTTGGCCCTAAACACCCACGTCCTGACCGCCGACAGCCGGGCTTTTGGACTGGGCTCGGTGCGCCGCGAGCGGGTGGAGCGCAACATCCAGGCGGTGGCCAAAGCCTTCGAGCTGCCAACCACGCTCAAGGTCGAACAGGTCTGGAGCGACCGCTTCCTGCCGCCCATCGCCGAACGAAGGGTGACCGGGCCGGCCCGCTAA
- the hemL gene encoding glutamate-1-semialdehyde 2,1-aminomutase yields MSHLIRRSEELFSQAQQVIPGGVNSPVRAFKAVGGTPRFIARAQGAYLWDADGNQLLDYLGSWGPMILGHSHPAVVAAIAQALLEGLSYGAPTEREVRLAEQVREAYPMADLVRFVSSGTEATMSALRLARGYTGRELIMKFRGNYHGHADSLLVQAGSGLLTGAGGTARSAPSSAGVPQAFAELTLVADYNDPEGLESLFQQYGAQVAAVIFEPVVGNAGVLVPTRAFLEALHRLTRQYGALLIADEVMTGFRLAKGGAVELLGLQPDLICWGKIIGGGLPVGAYGGRAEIMQQVAPLGPVYQAGTLSGNPLAMAAGLATLKTLFQNPPYTQLEAYGAALEQGLQALFAEAGVPVAINRVGSMITLFFREGPVQTYAEAVVSDTERFKVFFHGLLERGVYWPPSQFEAAFFSVAHGEAELSKTLEAVSDTLQTMKSRVG; encoded by the coding sequence ATGAGTCATTTGATCCGGCGCTCAGAGGAACTTTTCAGCCAGGCCCAGCAAGTGATTCCCGGCGGGGTAAACTCTCCCGTGCGGGCCTTCAAAGCAGTGGGTGGAACCCCCCGCTTTATCGCGCGGGCCCAGGGGGCCTACCTCTGGGACGCCGATGGCAACCAGCTTCTCGACTACCTGGGCTCCTGGGGGCCCATGATCCTGGGGCACAGCCACCCTGCGGTGGTCGCGGCCATAGCGCAGGCCCTCCTGGAGGGACTCAGCTACGGGGCCCCCACCGAACGCGAGGTGCGGCTGGCCGAGCAGGTGCGCGAGGCCTACCCCATGGCCGACCTGGTGCGCTTTGTCAGCAGCGGCACCGAGGCCACCATGAGCGCCTTGCGGCTGGCCCGCGGCTACACCGGGCGCGAGCTGATTATGAAGTTTCGCGGCAACTACCACGGCCACGCCGATAGCCTGCTGGTGCAGGCTGGCTCGGGGCTGCTCACCGGTGCTGGGGGCACCGCCAGGAGCGCCCCCTCGAGCGCTGGGGTACCCCAGGCTTTCGCCGAACTCACCCTGGTGGCCGACTACAACGATCCTGAGGGCTTAGAAAGCCTCTTTCAACAGTACGGTGCGCAGGTTGCCGCGGTCATCTTCGAGCCTGTGGTAGGCAACGCAGGGGTTCTGGTGCCTACGCGGGCCTTTCTGGAAGCCCTGCACCGCCTCACCCGGCAGTACGGGGCCTTGCTTATTGCCGACGAGGTGATGACCGGCTTCCGCCTGGCCAAGGGGGGCGCGGTGGAGCTTCTGGGCTTGCAGCCCGACCTCATCTGCTGGGGCAAGATTATCGGGGGTGGGCTGCCGGTGGGGGCCTATGGGGGCCGGGCCGAGATTATGCAGCAAGTAGCGCCCTTGGGCCCGGTCTATCAGGCCGGCACCCTGAGCGGGAACCCGCTGGCCATGGCCGCGGGGCTGGCTACCCTGAAGACCCTCTTCCAAAACCCGCCTTACACCCAGCTCGAGGCCTACGGAGCGGCTCTGGAGCAAGGCTTGCAGGCCCTTTTTGCTGAAGCCGGGGTGCCGGTGGCCATCAACCGGGTGGGTTCCATGATTACCCTCTTCTTCCGCGAAGGGCCGGTGCAAACCTACGCCGAGGCCGTGGTCTCCGACACCGAGCGTTTCAAAGTTTTCTTCCATGGCCTTCTGGAGCGGGGTGTTTACTGGCCTCCCAGCCAGTTCGAGGCGGCCTTCTTCTCGGTAGCCCACGGAGAAGCTGAGCTCAGCAAAACCCTAGAAGCCGTCTCGGATACGCTCCAGACGATGAAGTCTCGGGTGGGCTGA
- a CDS encoding glutamyl-tRNA reductase yields the protein MQRLALIGVSQRRGGVEALTQWSHWWQSQAPGVFELAEEWVLVLTCNRCEVVLALKEGVSLEFARQALIPPELPRGYAYLGEAALEHLARVAASLDSVNPGEDQIMRQVRQAFETAQQAGTVGPLTRFAFQSALKTAKRVRREIALAPAQTSLFSLARPALEALLPRPAKVAVVGTGEMGSLAARSLASLPGIELWLVNRTPEKARLLAEALGARFMSLRDFQAHPPLLDALVAATPVAGLLDAGFFQGQPRLKAAVDLGMPRNIVPEAARGVVLFDLNLLERLGEERRTRLRADLARAEMIVAEELEQAVADWLERTIAPAITQMREAYRRTLAEWVGAQVAPELIEQLAHRFAHFPVKGLRGLARKHGPEAAEHFLQEAGLWEVGHG from the coding sequence ATGCAGCGGCTTGCCCTGATAGGGGTTTCCCAGCGACGGGGGGGCGTCGAGGCGCTGACCCAGTGGAGCCACTGGTGGCAGAGCCAGGCTCCAGGGGTCTTTGAACTGGCCGAAGAGTGGGTGCTTGTGCTCACCTGCAACCGCTGCGAGGTGGTGCTGGCCCTGAAGGAGGGGGTGAGCCTCGAGTTCGCGCGACAGGCCCTGATACCACCGGAGCTTCCGCGGGGCTACGCCTACCTGGGGGAGGCGGCCCTGGAACACCTGGCCCGGGTAGCTGCCTCGCTCGACTCAGTGAACCCAGGTGAAGACCAGATTATGCGACAGGTACGGCAGGCCTTTGAAACTGCCCAGCAAGCCGGTACGGTGGGCCCGCTAACCCGCTTTGCTTTTCAGAGCGCGCTCAAAACTGCCAAGCGGGTACGGCGCGAGATCGCCCTGGCCCCGGCCCAGACCTCGCTGTTTAGCCTGGCCCGGCCCGCCCTGGAAGCCCTTCTGCCCCGTCCGGCTAAAGTAGCGGTGGTGGGCACCGGCGAGATGGGCAGCCTGGCAGCCCGCAGCCTGGCCAGCCTGCCGGGCATTGAGCTCTGGCTGGTCAACCGAACCCCCGAAAAGGCCCGCCTGCTGGCCGAGGCGCTGGGCGCTCGGTTTATGTCGTTGCGCGATTTTCAGGCGCACCCCCCCCTCCTGGATGCCCTGGTGGCGGCTACGCCGGTGGCGGGGCTTTTGGATGCCGGTTTTTTTCAGGGGCAGCCCAGGCTCAAGGCGGCGGTGGACCTCGGTATGCCCCGAAACATCGTCCCGGAGGCTGCCAGAGGTGTGGTGCTCTTTGACCTCAACCTTTTAGAACGGCTGGGTGAGGAGCGTCGTACCCGCCTGCGGGCCGACCTGGCCCGGGCCGAGATGATTGTGGCCGAGGAGCTGGAGCAAGCAGTGGCGGACTGGCTCGAGCGCACCATAGCCCCCGCCATTACCCAGATGCGCGAGGCCTACCGCCGTACCCTTGCCGAGTGGGTGGGGGCGCAGGTAGCGCCCGAACTCATCGAGCAGTTGGCCCACCGTTTCGCGCACTTCCCAGTCAAGGGTCTGCGCGGGCTGGCCCGCAAGCACGGCCCTGAGGCGGCAGAACATTTTTTGCAGGAGGCGGGCCTTTGGGAGGTGGGGCATGGTTAG
- the hemC gene encoding hydroxymethylbilane synthase, whose protein sequence is MVSVRIATRGSRLALWQAGWVKEQLERQGARVELVVVETQGDRVDLPFAQMQGQGFFTKAIQDAVLRGEADLAVHSYKDLPSARPEGLEVAAIPPREDPLEVLLVRPEALDEQANKLPLRAGALVGTSAVRRQAQIQGLRPDLSIRELRGNVPTRVEKLKRGEYEAILLAHAGLKRLGLDLSGLYAKVLPPTLVVPAPAQGALALECRLDDLRLKALLQSLDDPQARRTVSAERGLMQKLAGGCQLALGAWAQETQGGLALTAWYGGQLYRALSTTPEAVAEMVFRQIRTENPEVVCESP, encoded by the coding sequence ATGGTTAGCGTGCGCATTGCCACCCGGGGCAGCCGCCTGGCCTTGTGGCAGGCGGGTTGGGTAAAAGAGCAGCTCGAGCGCCAGGGCGCCCGGGTGGAGCTGGTGGTGGTGGAAACCCAGGGCGACCGCGTGGATCTGCCTTTTGCCCAGATGCAAGGACAAGGTTTCTTCACCAAAGCCATACAGGACGCGGTGTTGCGCGGCGAGGCCGATCTGGCGGTACACTCTTACAAAGACCTGCCGAGCGCCCGTCCGGAAGGGCTGGAAGTGGCCGCCATACCCCCGCGCGAAGATCCCCTCGAGGTTCTGCTCGTCCGCCCGGAAGCCCTGGACGAGCAGGCCAATAAGCTTCCCCTCCGCGCAGGGGCCCTGGTAGGTACCAGTGCCGTGCGCCGCCAGGCGCAGATTCAGGGGCTAAGGCCCGACCTGAGCATCCGGGAGTTGCGCGGCAATGTGCCGACCCGGGTCGAGAAGCTAAAGCGGGGCGAGTACGAGGCCATCCTGCTGGCCCACGCTGGCCTCAAGCGGCTGGGCCTGGATCTGAGCGGACTGTACGCAAAGGTATTGCCGCCCACCCTGGTGGTGCCGGCCCCGGCCCAGGGAGCCCTGGCGCTGGAGTGCCGCTTGGACGACCTTCGCCTCAAAGCCCTGTTGCAATCCCTGGACGATCCCCAGGCCCGCCGCACGGTGTCGGCTGAGCGAGGGCTCATGCAAAAGCTGGCCGGCGGCTGTCAGCTAGCGCTGGGGGCCTGGGCCCAGGAAACCCAGGGGGGTTTGGCGCTTACCGCCTGGTATGGGGGGCAGCTTTACCGGGCCCTCTCCACCACGCCCGAGGCGGTAGCGGAAATGGTTTTTCGGCAAATTCGCACAGAGAACCCGGAGGTGGTATGCGAATCGCCCTGA
- a CDS encoding uroporphyrinogen-III synthase, translating into MRIALTQSEGRLVGLQERLEAMGLEVLRIPLVQTQTLQASLSPLSECRWWLFTSVAAVQAVLALGGSLKGRRLGAVGEATRQALGDAGGRVEVVAPEETAESLAEAFLALKPFGFVGLPQGNRARPVLARRLRNAGYEVRSVVVYQTQTRPWPAGLAAPDLVLLTSPSGVEALPEEVGLNAHLLALGPTTAAALSERGFAYTRVPRPHVEAILQTIEHIRGETCPS; encoded by the coding sequence ATGCGAATCGCCCTGACCCAGTCCGAAGGCCGCTTGGTGGGCCTGCAAGAACGCCTGGAGGCGATGGGCCTCGAGGTGCTGCGAATACCTCTGGTGCAGACCCAAACCCTGCAAGCCTCACTGTCGCCCCTTAGCGAGTGCCGCTGGTGGCTTTTTACCAGTGTGGCGGCGGTGCAGGCGGTGCTTGCGCTGGGGGGAAGCCTGAAGGGCCGCAGACTGGGGGCGGTGGGTGAGGCCACCCGGCAGGCCCTGGGGGACGCTGGAGGCAGGGTCGAGGTGGTCGCGCCCGAAGAGACTGCCGAAAGCCTGGCCGAAGCCTTTCTGGCCCTGAAGCCTTTTGGTTTTGTAGGTCTGCCTCAGGGCAACCGGGCCCGACCGGTGCTGGCCCGGCGTCTGCGCAATGCCGGGTATGAGGTGCGCAGCGTGGTGGTTTACCAGACCCAAACCCGGCCCTGGCCTGCCGGTCTTGCGGCCCCCGATCTGGTGCTCCTGACCAGCCCGTCGGGGGTCGAGGCATTGCCTGAAGAAGTGGGCCTCAACGCCCATCTGCTGGCCCTGGGCCCGACCACGGCTGCGGCCCTAAGCGAGCGGGGCTTTGCCTACACACGCGTGCCCAGGCCCCACGTGGAGGCTATTTTGCAAACCATCGAGCATATTCGAGGTGAAACATGCCCAAGCTGA
- the hemB gene encoding porphobilinogen synthase → MPKLKNPESLALEAPLELALRPRRLRSGAALRESVAETYLRPDHFIAPFFLMPGQGQEPIAALPGVYRYGVEAFLNAAEDALKLGVRSLLLFGVLAEEAKDPLGRSSADPLGPVPRAIREVRRAFGNEVVVYTDVCLCAHTSHGHCGLLKETPRGLVIDNDRSLPQLAAMALTHAEAGTDFVAPSDMMDGRVGYLRRTLDQAGFTEVGILSYAVKYASAFYGPFREAAKSAPSFGDRASYQMDPRNAREALREAALDEAEGADMLMVKPALAYLDILARLRPQTQLPLVAYNVSGEYAMLKAAARAGALDEARAVRETLLAIRRAGADLIISYHAQEALAQGWI, encoded by the coding sequence ATGCCCAAGCTGAAAAACCCTGAATCCTTGGCCCTCGAGGCTCCCCTGGAGCTTGCCCTGCGCCCCCGACGGCTGCGCTCCGGCGCTGCGCTGCGCGAAAGTGTGGCCGAGACCTACCTGCGTCCCGACCACTTCATTGCCCCGTTTTTCCTGATGCCCGGGCAGGGGCAAGAGCCTATTGCTGCCCTACCGGGGGTGTACCGCTATGGCGTCGAAGCGTTTTTGAACGCAGCCGAAGACGCTTTGAAGCTCGGGGTGCGCTCCTTGCTTTTGTTTGGTGTCCTTGCGGAAGAAGCTAAAGACCCCCTGGGACGAAGCAGCGCCGACCCCCTGGGCCCGGTGCCCCGGGCCATCCGGGAAGTCCGCCGGGCCTTTGGTAACGAGGTGGTGGTTTATACCGACGTCTGCCTGTGCGCCCACACTTCCCACGGCCACTGTGGGCTGCTCAAGGAAACCCCCAGGGGCCTCGTGATCGACAACGACCGCTCGCTGCCCCAGCTAGCGGCCATGGCCCTTACCCACGCCGAGGCAGGGACCGATTTTGTGGCCCCCTCGGATATGATGGATGGACGGGTGGGTTATCTGCGCCGCACCCTCGACCAGGCCGGCTTTACCGAGGTGGGCATCCTTTCCTACGCCGTCAAGTATGCCAGTGCCTTTTATGGCCCGTTCCGCGAAGCGGCCAAGAGCGCGCCTAGCTTTGGCGACCGAGCCAGTTATCAGATGGACCCCCGCAATGCCCGCGAGGCCCTGCGGGAAGCCGCCCTCGATGAGGCCGAAGGGGCCGATATGCTCATGGTAAAACCTGCCCTGGCCTATCTGGACATCCTGGCCCGCCTGCGGCCTCAAACCCAGTTGCCGCTGGTGGCCTACAACGTGAGCGGCGAGTATGCCATGCTCAAAGCGGCGGCCCGTGCAGGTGCGCTGGACGAGGCCCGGGCGGTGCGCGAGACCCTTCTGGCCATCAGGCGGGCTGGAGCCGACCTGATTATCAGCTACCATGCCCAGGAGGCCCTGGCCCAGGGCTGGATCTAA
- a CDS encoding sensor histidine kinase KdpD — protein sequence MNKRRWPGGWVWLAFGLVVGFLLAQVAWWLIFQRNYIQQNIEYAETAWLQEAALVQQLWAATASEKREALKQELRQVFPHLEVEGERVYVNPERLQAYRSEQMRYLRMFSYEGPFFLAVMLLGLYIIGRSLRREQEFKRRQQNFLMAASHEFRTPISTLRLLAQTLQMRELSREKQLSYLTHMTHEIDRLEDLSERLLATSRLVQGLGQIKPERHDLNQVAGRCLARQQSTLMARGATLHLELAPLPLPVNLDPEAFSLVLSNLLDNAVKYSPQPQKLVWVRLRREGEQAVLEVEDRGVGLSKGDLQQIFEPFYRVGDEQTRRTRGLGLGLYLVKNITELMGGRVWAEALPQGSRFGLSFPLAEAHSPVPERRPA from the coding sequence TTGAATAAAAGGCGTTGGCCCGGCGGCTGGGTCTGGCTGGCCTTTGGGCTGGTGGTGGGCTTTTTGCTGGCCCAGGTGGCCTGGTGGCTTATCTTTCAGCGCAACTACATCCAGCAAAACATCGAATACGCCGAAACCGCCTGGCTCCAGGAAGCGGCCCTGGTGCAGCAGCTTTGGGCCGCCACCGCTTCCGAAAAGCGCGAAGCCCTCAAGCAGGAGCTCAGACAGGTATTTCCCCACCTCGAGGTCGAGGGGGAGCGGGTTTATGTCAACCCCGAGCGGCTTCAGGCTTACCGCAGCGAGCAGATGCGCTACTTGCGCATGTTCTCCTACGAGGGGCCGTTTTTCCTGGCCGTCATGCTCCTAGGGCTCTACATCATTGGCCGCAGCCTGCGCAGGGAGCAAGAGTTCAAACGCCGCCAGCAAAACTTCCTGATGGCCGCCTCACACGAATTCCGCACCCCCATCAGCACCCTTCGCCTGCTGGCCCAGACCCTGCAAATGCGCGAGCTTTCGCGCGAAAAACAGCTCAGCTATCTGACCCACATGACCCACGAGATTGACCGCCTCGAAGACCTCTCGGAGCGCCTATTGGCGACCTCGAGGCTGGTACAGGGTTTGGGCCAGATAAAGCCCGAGCGGCACGACCTGAACCAGGTTGCAGGTCGGTGCCTGGCCCGCCAGCAAAGTACCCTGATGGCCCGGGGTGCTACCCTGCACCTGGAGCTTGCTCCGTTACCCCTTCCGGTAAACCTGGATCCCGAGGCCTTTAGCCTGGTGCTATCCAACCTGCTGGACAATGCCGTGAAGTACAGTCCGCAGCCACAAAAGCTGGTCTGGGTGCGCCTGCGCCGCGAGGGCGAGCAAGCCGTGCTCGAGGTCGAAGACCGCGGGGTGGGGCTTTCGAAGGGCGATCTACAACAAATTTTTGAGCCCTTTTATCGCGTGGGCGACGAACAGACCCGGCGCACCCGTGGTCTGGGATTAGGGCTTTACCTGGTCAAAAACATCACCGAGCTGATGGGCGGCCGGGTCTGGGCCGAGGCTTTGCCCCAGGGCAGCCGCTTTGGGCTTAGCTTTCCCCTGGCCGAAGCCCACAGCCCCGTCCCCGAGAGGAGGCCCGCATGA
- a CDS encoding response regulator transcription factor, which translates to MKPRVLLVEDEPALAAALADNLEGEGYAVEIAPDGHTALRRWPDWNPDLVVLDVMLPGLDGLRICRQMRALGHTTPVLFLSAKGAPEERVEGLQVGGDDYLAKPFHLPEFLLRVKNLLRRRAEAPVAEYAFAGHRVDFRGWTAYLRDGRKEALGEREMAILRLLIERAGQVVSRDEILDRVWGQEVFPSSRTIDNFVVRLRRLFEPDPAHPVHFHTVWGVGYRFTPTPEPRAEANPTKEQA; encoded by the coding sequence ATGAAGCCCAGGGTGCTGCTGGTGGAGGACGAACCCGCCTTGGCCGCTGCCCTGGCCGACAACCTCGAGGGGGAGGGTTATGCGGTGGAAATTGCCCCCGATGGCCACACGGCCCTCCGGCGCTGGCCGGACTGGAACCCCGATCTGGTGGTGCTCGACGTGATGCTACCTGGCCTCGATGGCCTTCGGATCTGCCGGCAAATGCGGGCCCTCGGCCACACCACCCCGGTGCTCTTCCTCTCGGCCAAAGGGGCTCCCGAAGAGCGGGTGGAGGGTCTGCAGGTAGGGGGCGACGACTACCTGGCCAAGCCTTTCCACCTTCCCGAGTTTCTTTTGCGGGTCAAAAACCTGCTGCGCCGCCGGGCCGAAGCCCCCGTTGCAGAGTATGCCTTTGCCGGGCACCGGGTGGATTTTCGGGGCTGGACGGCTTACCTGAGGGATGGCCGCAAGGAAGCCCTGGGCGAACGCGAGATGGCCATTCTGCGCCTGCTGATTGAGCGGGCTGGCCAGGTGGTGAGCCGCGATGAAATTCTCGACCGGGTTTGGGGCCAGGAAGTCTTCCCCAGCAGCCGCACCATTGACAACTTTGTGGTGCGCCTGCGCCGTTTGTTCGAGCCCGACCCGGCCCATCCGGTGCACTTTCATACCGTCTGGGGCGTGGGCTACCGCTTCACCCCCACCCCCGAACCCAGGGCCGAGGCCAACCCCACCAAGGAGCAAGCGTGA
- the hemE gene encoding uroporphyrinogen decarboxylase → MNSLNQTSLFLRAAWGEDTPQAPIWLMRQAGRYLPEYRAIKARAGFWEMVRTPELAAEVTLQPLRRFPLDAAILFSDIMTPLPAMGVHIDFSPGPVVAEPLRTQAQIEALRLPEAQEIAPYVAQAIRLVRRELTGKPVALIGFGGAPLTLATYLVQGGGSKDYEDFRAFLRQEPTLAHRLLERLTELSIRYLRMQVEAGAQAIQLFDSWAGLHDLEAYLTFGLPYNQAVLSALADLSVPRIYLAVGAAHLYPALAQLSCEAVSVDWRMSLAQVRPFFPAHTLQGNLDPAILLAPPAVITQEAHKVLRAGRGGPHIFNLGHGVIRTTPPEHVSHLVEVVQQFNRHTEEPA, encoded by the coding sequence GTGAACTCCCTGAATCAAACTTCGTTGTTCCTGCGAGCGGCCTGGGGTGAGGATACCCCCCAGGCCCCCATCTGGCTGATGCGTCAGGCCGGGCGCTACCTACCCGAGTATCGCGCCATTAAGGCCCGGGCTGGCTTTTGGGAGATGGTGCGCACACCTGAACTGGCCGCCGAGGTCACCCTGCAACCTTTGCGCCGCTTCCCGCTGGACGCGGCCATTCTCTTCAGCGACATCATGACCCCGCTACCGGCCATGGGGGTGCACATTGACTTTAGCCCCGGGCCGGTGGTAGCCGAGCCCCTGCGCACCCAAGCCCAGATAGAAGCCCTCCGGCTCCCAGAAGCCCAGGAGATTGCCCCCTACGTGGCCCAGGCAATCCGCCTGGTGCGGCGCGAACTGACCGGTAAACCGGTAGCCCTCATCGGCTTTGGCGGGGCCCCTTTGACCCTGGCAACCTACCTGGTACAGGGCGGCGGCTCCAAGGATTACGAGGACTTCAGGGCCTTTCTACGCCAGGAACCCACCCTGGCCCACCGTTTGCTCGAGCGCCTGACCGAGCTTTCCATCCGCTATCTGCGCATGCAAGTGGAAGCGGGGGCCCAGGCCATCCAGCTTTTCGACTCCTGGGCAGGCCTGCACGACCTCGAGGCCTACCTCACCTTTGGTCTGCCCTATAACCAGGCTGTTCTATCTGCGCTGGCAGACCTAAGCGTGCCGCGCATCTACCTGGCCGTTGGGGCGGCTCACCTCTACCCTGCGCTGGCCCAGCTATCCTGCGAAGCCGTCAGCGTGGATTGGCGCATGAGCTTGGCCCAGGTGCGTCCTTTTTTTCCTGCCCACACCCTGCAAGGTAACCTCGACCCCGCTATTTTGCTGGCCCCACCTGCGGTTATTACCCAGGAAGCCCATAAGGTGCTGCGGGCCGGGCGGGGGGGGCCCCACATCTTCAACCTGGGCCATGGGGTTATCCGAACCACGCCCCCGGAACACGTATCCCATCTGGTGGAGGTGGTTCAACAGTTCAACCGACACACCGAGGAGCCTGCATGA
- a CDS encoding chlorite dismutase family protein yields MNEKEAREYKEKETRRMVDLDPAGLISRKAPDQAKRQFMNYAFYKLDPAFRRQSPEFVEAAKAEFAEVCERWANRGEGFILRSYSLVGTRADVDFMLWRISFQVPDFQAMQRDLNRTALAGYLSQPYSFLSMQKRSIYVDRFNPEGEGVHLLPGQGQYLFVYPFVKTRAWYDLSPQARQGMMDEHIFVSAPFTGVTLNTSYSYGIDDQEFVVAFDSNYPQEFVDLVQRLRFTEASLYTLRDTPMFTCIKKGIREVLEDLA; encoded by the coding sequence ATGAACGAGAAAGAAGCCCGTGAATACAAGGAAAAAGAAACCCGGCGCATGGTAGACCTGGATCCGGCGGGGCTCATCAGCCGCAAGGCCCCCGACCAGGCCAAGCGGCAGTTCATGAACTACGCCTTTTACAAGCTGGACCCCGCCTTCCGCCGCCAGAGCCCCGAGTTCGTGGAAGCTGCCAAAGCCGAGTTTGCCGAGGTTTGCGAGCGCTGGGCCAATCGGGGTGAGGGCTTTATCCTGCGCTCTTACAGTCTGGTAGGTACCCGGGCCGATGTAGACTTTATGCTCTGGCGCATCAGCTTCCAGGTGCCCGATTTCCAGGCTATGCAGCGCGATCTCAACCGCACCGCCCTGGCCGGCTACCTGAGCCAGCCCTACTCCTTTCTCTCCATGCAAAAGCGCTCCATCTACGTGGACCGCTTCAACCCGGAGGGCGAAGGCGTGCACCTTTTGCCCGGGCAAGGGCAGTATCTGTTTGTGTACCCTTTTGTCAAAACCAGAGCCTGGTATGACCTATCGCCGCAGGCCCGCCAGGGCATGATGGACGAGCACATTTTCGTCTCGGCTCCCTTTACCGGCGTGACCCTCAACACCTCGTACTCTTACGGTATCGACGACCAGGAGTTTGTGGTGGCCTTCGACTCCAACTACCCCCAGGAGTTTGTAGATCTGGTGCAGCGCCTGCGCTTTACCGAGGCCAGCCTCTACACCCTGCGCGACACCCCCATGTTTACCTGCATCAAGAAAGGCATCCGCGAGGTGCTGGAAGACCTGGCCTGA